From the Mycobacterium sp. DL592 genome, the window CTGGGCGCGATGGCATCCTGGTCGGTGCTCGGGGTGCTGCTGAGCCTGTACCCGTCCCTAGCCGCCCAGCAGACCCACATCCACAACCTGGTGTTCGGCGGCGGAGTCGTCGGCGTGACCGCGTTCTCAGCCGCGATGGCGCAACTGGTGGCCACCCGGCTGCCCGCCCGCCGTTCGGCGGTGATCGGCGATGTGGGCATGGCCGTCGCCCTGTTGGTGACGATCCCAGTACTGCTCACGCATCGCTGGCCGCTGGTGTTCGCAGCGGCGGCGCTGCTCGGGGCGACCTTCGGACTCGGCTTCGGCGGGTCGCTGCGGCACCTGTCCGATGTGGTTCCGGCGAACCGCCGTGGCGAGACGATGTCGGCGTTCTACCTGCTCGCCTACACGGCGATGGCGCTGCCGACGATCGCGGCCGGATGGGCGGCCACCCAGTGGCCACTGGCTGAGGTCTTCCCGTGGTTCGCCGGCATCGTGGCACTGGCCTGTCTCGGCGCCGCGGCGGTCGGAGTGGTCAGCATGCGCCGTTCCTAACTGACGGTGGCGCCCGGTGTCTTGATCTGCGCGGCTAGCCACGGAAGTGCATCGGACAAGGCGCGTTCGGCGAACTGCCAGGTGTGGAAGCTGATGATGCGATGCACCGAGCAGTTGATGTCGACGGCGTGCGCCGCCGCACACAGATCGTCGGCAGCACCCGCCTGATCGGAGTCGCGATATTCGTCGTGGCCGCCGAACCCGAGCGGGGCGTCAGACTGCGGGCGGTGCCCACCGGCGTACGGCGACGCGGCATTGGCCGGCTTGACGGTGTCCTCGAACCACCCGGCGACACCGTCATAGGGTCCGTGGCGCGACATCACTGTTCGGGGGTCGAACGCAGCCCAGGCCGCGGCGTCACCGCCGTAAAGCCGGCTGATGGTCTGGTCCTTGGTACCGGCCGTGGGCCCGTGGTCGCCTGCGATGTCCTCGAAGGTGCTGAACAGGTCAGGGTGCATGACGGTGAGCTCGACAGCACAGGTGCCGCCCATCGACCAGCCGACCACTGCCCAGTTCGCGGCCTTGTCAGAGGCACCGAAGTGATCGACAACGTAGGGCCGGACATCCTTGGTCAGGTGGTCTGCGGCGTTGCCGCGCGGGCCGTTGACGCACTCGGTGTCGTTGTTGAAGCTTCCACCGGAGTCGACGAAGACGAAGATCGGGGCCTGTCCGCCGTGGCTCTTCGCGTAGCCGTCGATGATGGGCATCACGTTGCCGCTACGCATCCAGTCCGACGGCGTGTTGAACTCACCGCCGATCATCATGATGACGGGCAGCCGCGGCGGGGTGTCCCCGGCGAACCAGGCTGGCGGAAGGTAGACGTACTCGCTTCGGTGCTTGAATCCGCTTGCGTCACCGGGGATGTCGACCTCGACAAGCTTGCCATTGTCAGGCAGAGTGTTGCGAAGCCCGGGCAGGTCCTCGGCGTCCACCTGGTTCGGCAGGGGCCCGGCCGTCACCGCTCCCCAGGCTGACTGGATTGTGGGGTAGTAGCCGACCCAATGGTTGAGCGCGACCAGCGCTGCCAGCAGGGTCAGCGGGATGGCGAACAGCGACAGTATCCGCCGCCGCCACGACGCGTGCCGCCAGCCGAAAATGGCAACCGCCACGGTCCCGGTGAATACCCCTACCCATACCCACAATCCGGGCGGGGCCGGGTCGGAGGCAAGGCCTTCGGAGTCGACGTACATTCGGGCGGCCAGGGCGCCGAGCACGCCGACGACCACACAGACCGGAAGCCAGACCAG encodes:
- a CDS encoding alpha/beta hydrolase family protein; its protein translation is MPPTPSPSPSPVEPLPQLPAPDFHQYAHGISLLGGWLPLTIEIVVAVVVVFVVGWRSRRWRLVWLPVCVVVGVLGALAARMYVDSEGLASDPAPPGLWVWVGVFTGTVAVAIFGWRHASWRRRILSLFAIPLTLLAALVALNHWVGYYPTIQSAWGAVTAGPLPNQVDAEDLPGLRNTLPDNGKLVEVDIPGDASGFKHRSEYVYLPPAWFAGDTPPRLPVIMMIGGEFNTPSDWMRSGNVMPIIDGYAKSHGGQAPIFVFVDSGGSFNNDTECVNGPRGNAADHLTKDVRPYVVDHFGASDKAANWAVVGWSMGGTCAVELTVMHPDLFSTFEDIAGDHGPTAGTKDQTISRLYGGDAAAWAAFDPRTVMSRHGPYDGVAGWFEDTVKPANAASPYAGGHRPQSDAPLGFGGHDEYRDSDQAGAADDLCAAAHAVDINCSVHRIISFHTWQFAERALSDALPWLAAQIKTPGATVS